The genomic segment ATCGGGGGCTTCTTGTGATAGACCTTGCGATGGACAATACCATCCTCGTCCAGCTGTTTCAATTGTAAACTCAAGGTCCGCTCGGTAACGGTCGGCATGTCCTTGCGTAATTCACTATAACGCTTGGGTCCTTCCATCAAGTGGTACAGTATGACTGTCTTCCACTTACCCCCGATCACGCCCATGGTCAAGCTTGCGCAACAGGGATATTCGCGACCATTATACACTAGCATCTCATTCACCTCAGACTGTTCCATCTTGTACTATCCTTTTTGACCGGTATTGCAAAAGTAAGTAACTATACTTTCTTTTGTCACTATATATATTATAGTTTAATTCCATGAATGGATTCCAATCCATAAACAAAGGCTACAACAGTGTCTTCCGACCCAATGAGATGAGTCTTGGATTGGTGGTGCCAATCGAGTATTATCCGGTCGCCAAGTTACCTACGATGGGGGACCACCTCCAGAAAGTCCAGCTGGCAGAAAAGCTCGGATTCAAGGCGATCTGGTTGCGGGACATTCCGCTCAATGTCCCTGCCTTTGGAGATGTGGGGCAGATGTACGACCCGCTGACCTATCTCGCCTATATGGCTGGACAGACCAGTGAGATCGCCTTGGGGGTCGCCAGCATCGCCTTGCCATTGCATCATCCGGTGCATATCGCCAAGCAGGCCGCAACGGTCGATCAGCTCTCTGATGGTCGACTCATACTGGGTGTGGCCTCGGGCGACCGACCAGATGAATATCCGGCCATGGGCATCGACTTCGAAAGTCGGGGCGAACGGTTTCGAGAGGCTTTCCAATATGTAAGAGCTGCTGGAGAAGACTTCCCCACGCTCGAGACCACTCATTTTGGAAATCTGGATGGCACGGTGGATGTGCTGCCCAAACCTATTGGCAAGAAAATCCCGATGCTCCTCACCGGACACAGCCGTCAGAGCATCGACTGGAATGCCGCACATGGCGATGGATGGATGTACTACCTCCGCAATCCCAAGATGCAGGCCAATACCATTGCCGACTGGAGGGAGAAGGTGG from the Flavobacteriales bacterium genome contains:
- a CDS encoding helix-turn-helix transcriptional regulator, encoding MLVYNGREYPCCASLTMGVIGGKWKTVILYHLMEGPKRYSELRKDMPTVTERTLSLQLKQLDEDGIVHRKVYHKKPPMKVEYSLTEKGKTLIPVIKAIADWGDSVV
- a CDS encoding TIGR03571 family LLM class oxidoreductase, which translates into the protein MNGFQSINKGYNSVFRPNEMSLGLVVPIEYYPVAKLPTMGDHLQKVQLAEKLGFKAIWLRDIPLNVPAFGDVGQMYDPLTYLAYMAGQTSEIALGVASIALPLHHPVHIAKQAATVDQLSDGRLILGVASGDRPDEYPAMGIDFESRGERFREAFQYVRAAGEDFPTLETTHFGNLDGTVDVLPKPIGKKIPMLLTGHSRQSIDWNAAHGDGWMYYLRNPKMQANTIADWREKV